In Heptranchias perlo isolate sHepPer1 chromosome 33, sHepPer1.hap1, whole genome shotgun sequence, the sequence tattataTGCTTCTTTTAcgatgtgtttaagatgattaaaggagatgatagggtagatagagactatttcctctgatgggggagtccagaccaagggggcagaaccttaaaataagagctaggccattcagggatgatgtcaggaagcactttttaatacaaaggggagtggaaatctggaacttactCCCCCCAAAACTGTTAGGGcaagggatcaattgaaaatgtcaaaactgagattaatagggttttgttaggcaagggtattaagggttacggaaccagagtgggtaaatggagttaagatacagatcagccataatctatttgaatggtggaacaggctcgaggggctgaatggcctactcctgttcctatgtccctatgtaccTTGCAGTCTATTCAATGCTCTCCTCTATTCACACATTGGCCTTTTCACTCAGTTTGGATTTGAGTATTCAAATTTCCGGCTCTCAAAATTTAAGCTGATTTAAATAGTCCACCCTAATACTTACATGATTTTGTGGTGAATAAAAAACCAAGACACCTTTTCAAACTGTTCAAGTTAATTGCCTGAAACAGTTCCCAGGGCCTAACCGGTAAAACTGGTTCCTGCTACTCACTCTTTGTCTTCTGATCTTTgataattatgatgtggagatgccggtgatggactggggttgacaattgtaaacaattttacaacaccaagttatagtccagcaattttattttaaattcacaagctttcggaggcttcctccttcgtcaggtgaacgatgtgaaaatgaaatcctcgaaatgaaatcgcatttataattcacagaacaatgcttggtgagtacagacagttttttcaactgcccgttgccaaggcaatcagtgtgcagacagacaggtgttacctgccaggtctcagaatatacaaatcaccaaaaaaaaacaacaaacacaaaaaaaaaacagagatagagaggtagaaacatagaaaagacagcaactgacccgttatattaaaaacagataacatttgttcgctggtggggtaacgtgtcgcgtgacatgaacccaagatcccggttgaggccgtcctcatgggtgcggaacttggctagtGTCAGATACAAAACGTGGAGTGGATtagtataaatgtaaggaatcttacaacaccaggttatagtccaacagttttatttgaaaatcacaagctttcggagattatctccttctcactcacctgacgaaggagataatatccgaaagcttgtggttttcaaataaaactgttggactataacctggtgttgtaagattccttacatttgtccaccccagtccatcaccggcatctccacatcatggattagTATAGTGCAAGTTCCAAGTTAGTGGTACCAGATATCACGAGCATGATGTACCATCCATCTGCACACTCTGAATTATTTTTTGTTATTGTAGATGAACTCTGCATTGCCTCCAGAAGGGAGCTCCTGCAGCATCTATTAGAGAAAGACATCAGTAACTTGAAGAGAATATTAAGAAAAGAACATGTTGCCCTGAACTTTGTGGAGGACTACACTTTGATGCACCTGGCTGTTCTCACGGGAGATGTGGAGTTTGTCCAGCTTGTGCTGAAGTACGGAGGCTCTGTCAATGCCCAAACGTCCAGAGGGTTCACACCTCTGATTATCGCCGTACAGAACAGGCTTGTGGACTTGTGCATGTCATTAATTGAGGGGGGAGCTGATGTCGATCTAACGGATGAAGACAATTGGGCACCTCTGCACTTTGCAGCTCAAAATGGGGATGACAGGATTGGCCGGCTGCTATTGGACAATGATGCCCATGTCAACATAAAGGAGCACGATGGTTGGTCACCACTGCACCTGGCATCTCAGAATGGCCATGAAAATATGGTGCGAGTTCTCTTCACTCGCCAGGCCAACCTCAATTTACAGGAGAGTGACAATCGTACATCTCTTCATCTCGCCGCCTATTATGGCCACTATAATATCACCAAGCTTCTGATTGGGCAAGGAGCTGATCTAAACAAAACACAAGTTGGCCTCAGGACACCCCTCCATTTGGCTGCCGAGAGGGGCTTCTTCAGGGTTGCAAGGCTACTGGTTACCAGTGGAGCTGATGTCGATTTTCTGGACCACTGTCATTCCAGCCCTCTGCATTTGTCAGCACTGAGTGGCCACACAGGCATCTGCAGACATCTCCTGAAACATGGGGCTGATATCAATCGAAAGACCTTACAGAATTGGACACCTCTTCACCTTGCCTCTCTGAAGGGGCAAGTAACAACTGTCCGCCTACTAATTGAAAGTTTCGCTGACCTTGATGCTGGTGgagacatggaatggactcctttGCACTTGGCAACCTGTTACAACCAAGAGGAAGTTGTCTCAGAGCTCCTTGTAAGCGGTGCCAATCCCAATATAACTGAGGTATTGGGGTGGACACCACTGCACCTTGCTGCCTACAAAGGCAGACTCCGCAGCCTCGTGAAGTTGCTTGATCACAAAGCTGATGTTAACGCTGCCAATAGATTCGGGTGGACTTCACTGCACTTGGCAGCCCTGAATGGTAACGTTACTATTGTAAGGACGTTGATAAGACATGATGCGGATTTGAAAGCTGAGGACGCATATCAGAACACTCCCCTCCAGTTATCCGTGAAACACCGGAAACAAAGTGTAGTCAGTGTACTTACAGGGGAGGAGTCGTCAAAGGCCGATTAACAGCCTACCATGTTGTATAActcctctgtatctgaccctcaAACTCAAAGATTTTAAATGCATTAACCAAGGGACTGGGGAAGTGAAGTGGGTTAGAAAACAGTTCTTCCATATCTGAGACCTGGACTTGAATCCAGACCGCACTGATGGAGTGACAGCCTCTTCACTCTGCCAGGGCCCCAACGTTGGGGCTACCTCAATGCGGATGGAGCTCAGTAAATGTGGGACTGTAGCACCAAACTGTTCATAATTTGGCAATTCATAATCTCACTCAAGGTGGTTGTGAAGATAGCTGATTACTATCATTAGGAAGATTATTCTACCAAAGTCAAACTGGCAACTTTTTGGCCAATTTCACTCATGGAATGAGATTGGACTTTGAAAAGCCTCCCCTTTTTTCTCCTCAAGACTCGGAGTGaagatctctctctttccctcccccttttctctttctctctggcctCCCTCCTACAACCCTGCAGGACTAATTCTTCTCCTCCGTTCCCTTTGCATGAGTCTCCGTcctgggagtgtgggatcggtgaatCCTGATCGATACTTGTACAGaagtcctgagaacaaataaaaaggaaaatgaaggggaggggagaaagtgaaTAAAAGAGTAGTTTATTTAGAATAAATGTTATTTGTATTCCAAAGAAGAAAAAATTATGAACaatgtttttttattaaaaaatgttttaattaataAAAACAACTTATCCAAATTTTCAATTAGCTAGGCGCCATCAGGGGCGGGATTTAACAAAGTTGCACCCCCTCCCGAGAGGTTCATGCATTGATCGCACAGTGGGATTTTGGATGTAGAGACTGGCAGCTCCCATTGGAGGTTTTGTGGCAGAAACGTAAGTTTGCAAATTTCACTCTCATATCCCTAAATTTTACTATGAGCTCAACTCTGCATTTCGCTGGTGTTTACCAATatattttgcattttttaataaaaatctatttgttttctctctctctctccctgcacattATTGAGGCATTTGATTTGATCCTGGATCTCCATCGTACAGTTTGAATACAGCAAGATTGGCATCCAACACGTGGGATTAGCATAGACCAATCTaagccaagttctttctttaaaaggtTGACATCTTCCGCAAACCATTAAACCGTGTGAGATTTGCCCTTTAATTTTTTGTTTTAAGACTTGCTGGCAAACTCCTGCTGAGCTGGGGTGGCCAACCTTccgggattgtcctggagtctccaggaattaaagattaatctcctggacactgctgtgagtgacgtgggagaaaaaaaatcataggggctttaaattaaaaaaaaggtgtgttttttttgttttctatgagcacttttatttattagttataaagaaATTGGAGatgtttggaggtgggaggtcgttTGATGAAACCTCCGGGGATACGCTCAACACTAGGCTGAGCTTCCGTCCCATCCACGAGGCGGTTTGAAGGACAACGTTTCTCCAGCAGGACTTCCTGCGCTATTGCAGCAACAACACTGTCTGCGGTACTTGTGATCAAAGTGAAATGTAATAAAAAGAACAGGTCTTTCTGTTTGGCCACAGTAGCAACTTACGTGATTTCACCGTGCCTGGTATTTCACCTAAGATGGACAACGTGAGTCGTGTCCTACGAAGTTTGTACTGTAAACGGGGACAGACTCTTGAAAAGGGTGGATTTGTGCAGTGCGCAAAAAGCACATTTTagttttttgatttatttttccccAAATGAGGTGACTGCCAATGTGCTGAGACCCAAACCACTGAAGAATATCGGGCATTGTTTATTTGTTGGGTTTTAGACGTGGGAAGGACCATTTTTGTAAGAGGAGTTGATGATATGTAAAGTTATAGAGGCTGTAGCTCACTCTATCAGGTACACTAACATCCCATTATGGCAAAcccaggcttttttttaaaaccaaacacATGATTGATCTCACTCAGGGAGCCTGGTGTTAAtaattttttcttttaaccttCCTCGCACTGAGAGAATAAACCATGCCAGTTCTCAAGGTCTTATGCCAGGGGACAGCACTTGTACAAAACCATCAGGTCACTTGGAGTTGCCGACTGTTCCCCCTTCTGTGCGTCGCATTCCTTGTGTTGTGGTAGCAGATTCTGGAATCTTTTCTAGTGCATGGAGGCATCCATTctctgagagagaaaaaaaagttacagAATCAAGTTGGTAATTCTTTTAGTGttttaggaacgtaggaacaggaggaggccattcagcccctcgggcctgctccgccattcaattagatcatggctgatctgtacctcagctccatttacccgccttaatacccttacccaacaaagatctatcaatctatTTGATCGATAATTATCAAAACTGATCATTTATTCAGGGTATAAAGTCTTTATTAGATTGTACTGTGGGTAGGTAGGCCTCTAAAataatcactgctgtaatgtaaaaTAAACAGATAATCACATGGCTTTGAATTCATTGGATCCTGTGCTCAGTTAGAGGGGCACAGCCAAGGGtgttaaaattggcctcagtgcccttagaTTAGGTGAGAGGGGAGTAATCAACCAGGGTCTCTGCTCCTGATCGCCACCCAATGATTTCTGCTAAAGAATGTGCATCTGTGGCTATCGGGCAAGACAAGATTGGGCTCAGTTGTAAtgccctccatggtcaaatagccatcAGATTGTCACTGTTTAGGTGCACAAATGTGGAATGGCCACTTATGTcaggtacagtccccaccacttatagccTGCACGTTCGTGCGAGTgggatttgcccgctatacgcgA encodes:
- the ankk1 gene encoding ankyrin repeat and protein kinase domain-containing protein 1, which gives rise to MVNHFTEDDFVSFDKIASGGFANVFKAKHKMWRVNLAVKCCHLLCEESSSFERNMKHLTEEAAKILKMKFKYILPIYGICTRPAGIVMEYMENGSLDKLLVRYTLAWPVKFRIIHEIAMGMNFLHSMSPPLLHQDLKPGNILLDENLHIKIADFGLSKWEDHLSSMEQIERSTAKGTIGYMPPEILNRPSGVKHDVYSFSIVMWEVLTQQRSYAGTNIMAVFVKVVAGERPSLKLIPENCPQECAQMVDLMQRCWDEEPKRRPAFSEIVVETEMLYGLLQFPDVQINKPTEKPKLSLRSSSSSLHNGTIIAEIASNELQKLSLLSGSGGSGLIRGAVAASPSSQTCQKMPRKYSASSKLVVPDITSMMYHPSAHSELFFVIVDELCIASRRELLQHLLEKDISNLKRILRKEHVALNFVEDYTLMHLAVLTGDVEFVQLVLKYGGSVNAQTSRGFTPLIIAVQNRLVDLCMSLIEGGADVDLTDEDNWAPLHFAAQNGDDRIGRLLLDNDAHVNIKEHDGWSPLHLASQNGHENMVRVLFTRQANLNLQESDNRTSLHLAAYYGHYNITKLLIGQGADLNKTQVGLRTPLHLAAERGFFRVARLLVTSGADVDFLDHCHSSPLHLSALSGHTGICRHLLKHGADINRKTLQNWTPLHLASLKGQVTTVRLLIESFADLDAGGDMEWTPLHLATCYNQEEVVSELLVSGANPNITEVLGWTPLHLAAYKGRLRSLVKLLDHKADVNAANRFGWTSLHLAALNGNVTIVRTLIRHDADLKAEDAYQNTPLQLSVKHRKQSVVSVLTGEESSKAD